The following nucleotide sequence is from Podospora bellae-mahoneyi strain CBS 112042 chromosome 1 map unlocalized CBS112042p_1, whole genome shotgun sequence.
CCATCTCTGCCACGCCGATCGCAGTCGAACCTGGACGATGTCATTGATTCCCATCGCCGCCGTgccgccttgaccttggACGAGTTTGATAGAACGCTTGCCGGTCTTTCCATCAGCGACTCGCCTTCCTCAGCGGCTGCGCGCAAGATTCTTGGCGAAGACAGCCCGCCCATTCCCCGTGGAATTCTCAACCATACCTTGGATACTGTCATGGCCAAGGAGAATGAGGTGGAACGCAAAGTACTGCGCCCTCGCACTCGCCGAACTTCTCGACATCACGACTCCGACAGCGGTCTCGGCACCTCTATTGCTTCCACTAACGAAAAAATTGCTGCGAAGGAGCAAACAGTCGCAAAGACCACTGCTGTCACTAGATCTGCCACCGCCACTCGCACGACCACAACTACCACCACACAAGTGCTCGGTCAGCGTGCCAACAACCGCATTTGCGAACACACACTCAAGCCACTCCTTGGCAAGCCGGAATTCAAGGATTTCCACCCGCTTCTGCTGGAGTGCCCAAAGAAAATTCAAGACAAGGAGATCGTCTGCCTTAGAGATCTTGAGAAGACACTTCTTCTTGTCGCACCAGTGAGTGATTTCGAGAACGACACTGCCACCAAGAGTGATACTTACCGTGTTTTACTCTCAAAGGAGAGAACCAAATCTGCTGGCCTGTATCTCGACTTCTGCCTGACCACCATTCAGTGCATTCAAGCCACTGTTGAGTACCTCAGCGACCGTGAGCAGACTCGGCCACGCGACGTGCCGTATAGCAGCGGCTATTTTATCGACCTGGTTGATCAGATCCGCCACTACGCCCAGCAACTTTCCGAGGCCaaagagaagggagagaaCGAcgagatggatgttgatCCGTATGGCTGCTCCACTGTACACGAACTGATTGTGCCGCTTGCTAACTGGTATTTTAGAACTGACGAGATCAAACTGCACGGTGGAATCCACATCAACGGCCGCCCCGCAGAGCTGGTTCGCATCAAGAAGAACGGCAAAATGATTTCCATGGCTACCGGCGAACCTATCGAGTCGATTGAGGAAGAGAGCAGCGGCGTGGTCAGGATTAAGCGCTCGGCCAGTGAGGAGctcgaagatgaggaagagatCATGCGCTCCATGGCCAGGCGAAAGAAGAATGCTACACCCGAGGAGCTCGCGCCCAAGAAGTGCCGAGAGCACGGCTGCAACAAGGAGTTCAAGCGGCCTTGCGACTTGACCAAGCATGAAAAGACACACTCTCGGCCCTGGAAGTGTCCCGTCACTACCTGCAAGTACCACGAGTATGGATGGCCAACGGAAAAGGAGATGGATCGCCACCATAACGACAAGCACTCTGCGGCGCCCCCCATGTTTGAGTGCTATTACAAGCCATGCCCGTACAAGTCCAAGCGGGAATCCAACTGCAAGCAGCACATGGAGAAGGCACATGGCTGGACCTACGTCCGGACCAAGACCAATGGCAAGAAGCCTGGCTCCAGCATTGCTGGTGGCTCTACCCACCCCACGCCCCAACTTGGCCACATTTCCACCCCCTCGAGCGACATGAGCGCTGGGGTCGCTACTCCTCCTGATGATTGGAGCCACATCTATTCCAACGGCCTAGAGTTCCCCACCTATATGCCCGACTCTGATTTCGGCATGATCCCTCAAGAGCTCCATCTTGAGTACTCTCCGGTTGATAATCCTACTCCTTCCACTGACTCTGGCATGGACCACAGCTCTGCCTACCAGGATATCTCAACAGATTTCACACTCTATGAGGATATTTACAGTGCCAATGTGCAGCTCCCTACACCCATGCACGCCAATATCTATGACAAGCCCATGGAACCACAGTTTACCCCTTTCACCGGTGCCGAACTCTGCCCGCTACCTGCCCAGCTCTCACCCATCGGCCAAGCGAACGCTATGCTCTTCACTCCCACCTCGATGGTCGATGAGGGTTTCGATGACCAACACGAGCTTGCCGCCATGACCAATATGGCCAGCGGCGGGGACTTCATCCTTTTCCCCAACCAGGCTGGTGTTTCCAAGCCCATGTACAATGACTCCCTGTTTGCGACAGATCTCCCGCTCCAGGGCATGGGCACCGGTTACTCTCAGCCTTCCACTCAAGATCTGATTAACGGATTCCACGTTGACTGGTCAGCACATGACTTGAGCGCCTACCTTCCTCAGTAAATCTGAGGATCCTGCGCGTGGGACTACCAGATCTCGTGAGTAGGCCTGTATATTGGCGTTAATGGAAAATTGGAGATTGTTGGGAAACAATTCTCCCGGCCTGTTTGCTGTTTTTTATGATGTAATGAAGTGGGACTTTAGCGATTTTGGGAttggagagaagagaagTTGAGAACGGAACTTCCAGGCAGAATATCTGGGGACGACTCTACTCTTACTCTATTCTTGTATTTTTCCATAGCTGGTTTTGCCTGTTTAATCGACAGTTGGCCCCGTTTGGGGTTTTCATACTGCTATACGcattccttttcttccacaagcaaccaaccaccaccaagactgcGAATGTTGGGTCAAAGGACTGTGAAGTGGATGGACATAGTTTCAACAATGGCAGGAGACAACGGCCATTCACACCGGCTCTAGGTAGTTTTAGATAGAGATCATGGCTTTTTATACAATAAAAAAGAAGCTTGGAGCTACTATTTGTCCACATCCATCACGATGTG
It contains:
- a CDS encoding uncharacterized protein (EggNog:ENOG503NWJ9; COG:S), translating into MSSNPRRTPMTRPDSRGLSLKTNTLQKGATFHSPTSPTSTTENVFRPPSLPRRSQSNLDDVIDSHRRRAALTLDEFDRTLAGLSISDSPSSAAARKILGEDSPPIPRGILNHTLDTVMAKENEVERKVLRPRTRRTSRHHDSDSGLGTSIASTNEKIAAKEQTVAKTTAVTRSATATRTTTTTTTQVLGQRANNRICEHTLKPLLGKPEFKDFHPLLLECPKKIQDKEIVCLRDLEKTLLLVAPERTKSAGLYLDFCLTTIQCIQATVEYLSDREQTRPRDVPYSSGYFIDLVDQIRHYAQQLSEAKEKGENDEMDVDPTDEIKLHGGIHINGRPAELVRIKKNGKMISMATGEPIESIEEESSGVVRIKRSASEELEDEEEIMRSMARRKKNATPEELAPKKCREHGCNKEFKRPCDLTKHEKTHSRPWKCPVTTCKYHEYGWPTEKEMDRHHNDKHSAAPPMFECYYKPCPYKSKRESNCKQHMEKAHGWTYVRTKTNGKKPGSSIAGGSTHPTPQLGHISTPSSDMSAGVATPPDDWSHIYSNGLEFPTYMPDSDFGMIPQELHLEYSPVDNPTPSTDSGMDHSSAYQDISTDFTLYEDIYSANVQLPTPMHANIYDKPMEPQFTPFTGAELCPLPAQLSPIGQANAMLFTPTSMVDEGFDDQHELAAMTNMASGGDFILFPNQAGVSKPMYNDSLFATDLPLQGMGTGYSQPSTQDLINGFHVDWSAHDLSAYLPQ